One window from the genome of Leptospira johnsonii encodes:
- the cueR gene encoding Cu(I)-responsive transcriptional regulator gives MNIGEVAKLSGVNPKLVRHYESIGLVSKPIRAESGYRLYSEKDIHTLRFIKRARGLGFPLQEIKQLLGLWKNKSRASAQVKSLAMSHVKEMQAKILELQSMCDTLTHLAKHCHGDHRPDCPILEELEGE, from the coding sequence ATGAATATCGGAGAAGTAGCCAAATTATCCGGGGTAAACCCGAAATTAGTCCGTCATTACGAATCTATAGGATTAGTGTCCAAACCCATTCGGGCTGAATCTGGGTACAGATTATATTCAGAAAAAGACATACATACACTGAGATTTATCAAAAGGGCCAGAGGTTTGGGGTTTCCTTTGCAGGAGATCAAACAGTTATTGGGACTCTGGAAAAATAAATCCAGGGCAAGTGCACAGGTCAAATCTCTCGCCATGAGTCATGTAAAAGAAATGCAGGCTAAAATTTTGGAATTACAATCCATGTGCGATACTCTCACTCATTTAGCGAAACATTGTCACGGAGATCATAGACCCGACTGTCCTATTCTAGAAGAGTTAGAAGGAGAGTGA
- a CDS encoding heavy-metal-associated domain-containing protein produces the protein MYQIKLSGMTCDHCVRTVSKTIQSFDTETKPVVDLNSQTARFETEKDITSLSKMLEEEGYPVVSINKE, from the coding sequence ATGTACCAAATCAAATTATCAGGAATGACCTGCGATCATTGCGTAAGGACAGTATCTAAAACAATCCAATCCTTCGATACAGAAACTAAACCTGTGGTGGATCTAAACTCGCAGACTGCACGTTTCGAAACCGAGAAGGATATTACTTCTCTTTCGAAAATGTTAGAGGAAGAAGGTTATCCTGTGGTTTCCATCAATAAGGAGTAA